The Geitlerinema sp. PCC 9228 genomic sequence CCGGTTCTGCTGTGGCTACGTAATGCTGTACAGTAGCCCAGAGAACGTGTTGTTGTCGGTCGTTCAGTTGCACGGTCATAGATACTTTGAAGAAAGGTTTTACCTAAAAGAAGAAATTTAAAAGGTTTTATCAAATGTTTGGTTGACAAGTAGCTGCTGGTATGACGTTTGGGAATGACCAAAGGAGGGCCCTCCCCCACAACGCACAAGCGATCGCGAACTACCCAATGATGGGGACACTGGCACCTAAGCTAGTATCTACTATATCGTGGCTGTATTTTTAGTTATACAATAACAAACTGGCGAGCTTCTGTGACTGGAGTGGCTAGCGCCTTTACTGCTGTTTGTGCCTCGCTAGCGGTATGCTAGCATAGAAGCATAGAAACGCTCTTATAGCTATATAAAGATAAAAAACGCACCCAAAAGCCAGCTTATTTCCCATTTCGCCTCGGGAAATTGTAGAAAATGCGAATAACCAGAAATTTCGGCGTTTTTCAAGCTGGTAGCTTTCCCGCTTTCATTCCTGCTCGATTGTACAGATATTTTGGTTTTTCCCAGCAAGTTTTTGGGAGACTTGCTTTTATAACTATTTAGTTTTATAGTATAATAAAGGTATCAAACGAACGTTGCTTTGGTACCAGCAACCCTCAAAAAAATACCGCTTGCCGAATCAAACATAGTAAAGAGGATATAGAATCATGGCACACGTTGCAGTTATTGGCGCTGGATTGGCGGGATTGCCAACTGCCTACGAGCTAAGGCATATTCTACCTCGCCAACACCGCGTTACCCTGATCTCCGACAAACCCAACTTCACCTTTACCCCATCGCTGCCCTGGGTAGCCTTCGACCTGACCCCATTAGAGCGGGTCCAGCTTGACGTAGGCAAATTGCTGAAAGGGCGCAACATCGACTGGATCCACGGCAAAGTCAACCACATCGATCCAGAAAACAAAACCCTCGTCGCCGGAGAACAAACCCTGGAATATGACTACGTGGTCGTAGCCACCGGTCCGGAACTTGCCACCGATGCCATTGCCGGTTTGGGTCCCGAAAACGGCTACACCCAGTCGGTGTGTAACCCCCACCATGCCTTAATGGCGAAGGAAGCTTGGCAGAAATTCTTACAAGACCCCGGTCCCTTGGTTGTGGGTGCCGTTCCGGGAGCGAGCTGTTTTGGACCGGCTTACGAATTTGCCTTGCTGGCAGACTACGTTTTGCGCCGTAAGGGTATGCGCGATCGCGTGCCCATCACCTTTGTTACCCCAGAACCCTACGTCGGACATTTGGGCATTGGCGGCATGGCCAACTCCGCCGAACTAGTCACCGACCTGTTAGAAAACAAAGGCATTCGCGTTCTGCCCAATACCGCCGTCAAAGAAATCCACCCCGAACACATGGACCTCGACAGTGGCGAGCAGTTGCCCTTTAAATATGCCATGCTGCTGCCGCCGTTCCGGGGACCAGCCTTTCTGCGGGAAGCTCCCGAACTCACCAACCCCAAAGGATTCGTACCGGTTACCAACACCTACCAGCATCCCAAATACGAATCCGTCTACAGTGCCGGCGTCATTGTGGAAATCAACCCACCCGAAAAAACCCCGCTGCCGGTGGGCGTTCCCAAAACCGGACAAATGACCG encodes the following:
- a CDS encoding FAD-dependent oxidoreductase, yielding MAHVAVIGAGLAGLPTAYELRHILPRQHRVTLISDKPNFTFTPSLPWVAFDLTPLERVQLDVGKLLKGRNIDWIHGKVNHIDPENKTLVAGEQTLEYDYVVVATGPELATDAIAGLGPENGYTQSVCNPHHALMAKEAWQKFLQDPGPLVVGAVPGASCFGPAYEFALLADYVLRRKGMRDRVPITFVTPEPYVGHLGIGGMANSAELVTDLLENKGIRVLPNTAVKEIHPEHMDLDSGEQLPFKYAMLLPPFRGPAFLREAPELTNPKGFVPVTNTYQHPKYESVYSAGVIVEINPPEKTPLPVGVPKTGQMTEAMGMAAAHNIAIKLGVSKAKPVQPTLEAICIADFGDTGIVFVADPVLPDPKTGTRRRAITKRGKWVSWSKTAFETFFLSKMRFGLAVPWFERWGLRFMGLSLVEPLDTTRETGNQAFASKS